The Chryseobacterium aureum genome contains a region encoding:
- a CDS encoding transposase: protein MYGVNGRKFQRQYKKSISDFRNWKHRSHAQEWIVYPENLSESLSLDEVALSDGELYTVLTSKKAKGKKGSIVAIVKGTRSEVVIEHLLKIDRRQRMMVKEVTLDMAGSMKLIAKRSFPAASMVIDRFHVQKLAIEAIQAIRI, encoded by the coding sequence ATGTACGGGGTAAACGGTCGGAAATTTCAGCGGCAATACAAAAAGAGTATCAGCGATTTTCGAAACTGGAAGCATAGGTCCCATGCCCAGGAGTGGATTGTTTATCCTGAAAATCTTTCAGAATCTTTATCCTTAGATGAAGTAGCTCTCTCTGATGGAGAATTGTACACTGTTCTTACCTCCAAAAAAGCAAAAGGTAAGAAAGGCAGCATTGTGGCCATCGTTAAAGGAACCCGGAGTGAAGTAGTTATAGAACATCTTTTAAAGATCGACCGAAGGCAAAGGATGATGGTAAAAGAAGTTACTTTGGATATGGCGGGCTCAATGAAACTTATTGCGAAAAGGAGCTTTCCTGCCGCCTCTATGGTAATAGATCGCTTTCATGTCCAAAAATTAGCTATAGAGGCTATTCAGGCAATCAGAATATAA
- a CDS encoding RHS repeat-associated core domain-containing protein: MRKIISATENADTYYVYNEYDQLAFVIPPLLSKLDSWGIPEHDALAYQYRYDIKGRLVEKKLPGKGWEYMVYDKADRMILSQDANQRASFSWIIYKYDIFGRPIYTGIKKANNTRIGMQNQISGGAVTEGRANMPLTANGMDYYYTNMHWGLDTLLSVTYYDSYPQQYGFNPPIPSMIQGEPVLTETPTADGRSTKGMPVMSLVKNIEDDGWTKTYTYYDRKGRVIGTHSINHLGGYTHTESKLDFAGLAQQTITTHVRKAGEPGITVKERFVYDNGNRLKEHYHQLDSNPEELLAKNSYNELSQLVNKEVGNNLQSIDYAYNIRGWMTDINKNQMSLTDLGGKLFSYKIKYTQKDGITNADPAQFVGRDVLPKFNGNIAEVDWRTVETLGVNPSLMPKRYGYAYDKLNRLTTGYYQNPNNPYSKENTESLQYDLNGNIVGLFRTSVMENGSNTATVIDNLAYDYIGNQAVKIKDNSNNKTGYEGTVGLPIEYDANGNMKNMQDKQISEIKYNHLNLPQEMSIDFGPSGTVINNRYRADGTKLEKTAVNSVAGYNNVTTTTEKTEYLDGFQYYNKEIVTSGGDPGGGIEMLTARAMEPQAFSLENRIVNPLPVKTPDLQFFPTSEGFYDYQKNQYIYQYKDHLGNVRVSFGRNSAGALEITDANDYYPFGMNHLKTGNALFGQGTYKNYKYNGKELQETGAYDFGARQYMSDIGRWIVHDPLSEEYRRWSPYNYAMNNPISFIDPDGRGVASTGVKDNKDGTYTVVNAKNDGNTGVYITDEKGNYDINSSQKIAETHLPTEFMQANNITGGFEGHINATFSLNPEYNMKINGKAYKNLDGNEIKNIYVNLFKQQTKGMGWYDTLSYLRDNSGNGKKFDIKASVAGFSPESVVMLDGKLTTIRGLGNEIFGANMNVAADKSPFHQDFFYHQVMPKVGAYNQSQNKGATGYNSGWPFYGEHTFSGSYIFHGYYGRFPYRTDIKY, from the coding sequence GTGAGAAAAATAATCAGTGCTACAGAGAATGCAGATACTTACTATGTTTACAATGAATATGACCAGTTAGCGTTTGTCATTCCTCCACTCTTATCCAAATTAGACAGTTGGGGAATACCTGAACATGATGCCTTAGCTTACCAATACCGTTATGATATCAAAGGTAGGCTGGTTGAAAAAAAACTTCCTGGTAAAGGTTGGGAATATATGGTATATGATAAAGCAGACAGAATGATTCTTTCCCAGGATGCCAATCAAAGGGCTTCCTTCAGTTGGATCATTTATAAATATGATATTTTTGGAAGACCCATTTATACAGGGATAAAAAAAGCTAATAATACCAGAATCGGTATGCAGAACCAAATAAGCGGAGGCGCTGTTACTGAAGGTCGAGCTAATATGCCTCTGACAGCAAACGGAATGGATTATTATTATACCAATATGCATTGGGGACTGGATACGCTTCTTTCAGTGACGTATTATGACTCTTATCCTCAGCAGTATGGCTTTAATCCCCCTATTCCTTCAATGATTCAGGGAGAACCTGTACTTACTGAAACTCCTACAGCTGATGGCAGAAGTACTAAAGGAATGCCTGTAATGAGCCTTGTGAAAAACATTGAGGATGACGGCTGGACAAAAACCTATACGTATTACGACAGAAAAGGAAGAGTAATTGGAACCCATTCTATCAACCATCTGGGAGGATATACCCATACAGAATCCAAACTCGATTTTGCAGGATTGGCACAACAAACCATTACCACTCATGTAAGAAAAGCAGGAGAACCAGGAATCACCGTAAAAGAACGCTTTGTCTATGATAATGGAAACAGACTGAAGGAGCATTACCATCAGTTAGACAGCAACCCAGAAGAACTGCTGGCTAAAAACAGCTATAATGAACTCTCTCAATTGGTCAACAAAGAGGTCGGTAACAACCTTCAGAGTATTGATTATGCCTACAACATCAGAGGTTGGATGACTGATATTAACAAAAACCAGATGAGTCTTACGGATTTAGGAGGAAAACTTTTTTCTTATAAAATAAAATATACTCAGAAAGACGGTATTACCAATGCTGACCCGGCACAATTTGTAGGCAGGGATGTACTTCCAAAATTCAACGGTAACATTGCAGAAGTAGACTGGAGAACCGTCGAAACATTGGGCGTAAACCCTTCGTTAATGCCAAAAAGATATGGGTATGCTTATGATAAACTCAACAGGCTTACCACCGGATATTATCAGAACCCTAATAATCCTTATAGTAAAGAAAATACAGAATCTTTACAGTATGATCTCAATGGCAATATTGTGGGTCTTTTCAGAACTTCTGTAATGGAGAATGGAAGCAATACCGCTACTGTTATTGATAATCTTGCATATGATTACATTGGAAATCAGGCTGTCAAAATCAAGGACAATAGTAATAATAAAACAGGGTATGAAGGAACAGTGGGGCTTCCAATTGAATATGATGCCAACGGGAATATGAAAAACATGCAGGATAAGCAGATCTCGGAGATTAAATACAACCATTTAAATCTGCCTCAGGAAATGAGTATTGATTTTGGTCCTTCTGGCACTGTTATCAATAACAGGTACAGAGCAGATGGCACAAAGTTGGAAAAAACTGCTGTAAATAGTGTTGCAGGCTATAATAACGTTACCACCACTACAGAAAAGACAGAATATCTGGATGGCTTTCAATATTACAACAAAGAGATTGTTACTTCAGGCGGAGATCCTGGAGGAGGAATTGAAATGCTGACAGCAAGGGCGATGGAACCTCAGGCTTTCTCATTGGAAAATAGAATAGTTAACCCTCTTCCAGTCAAAACTCCCGATTTACAATTTTTCCCAACTTCCGAAGGATTTTATGATTATCAGAAAAATCAATATATTTACCAATATAAAGATCACTTAGGAAATGTAAGAGTGAGCTTTGGAAGAAACAGCGCAGGTGCTCTTGAGATTACAGATGCTAATGATTATTATCCTTTTGGAATGAACCATCTAAAAACAGGTAATGCTTTATTTGGGCAGGGGACTTATAAAAATTACAAGTACAACGGGAAGGAGTTGCAAGAGACTGGTGCATACGACTTTGGAGCCCGCCAATACATGTCAGACATTGGAAGATGGATCGTACACGACCCATTAAGTGAAGAATATCGCAGATGGTCTCCTTACAACTACGCAATGAATAATCCAATTAGCTTTATCGACCCTGATGGACGAGGCGTAGCAAGTACAGGTGTGAAGGATAATAAAGATGGAACGTACACAGTTGTAAATGCCAAAAATGATGGAAATACAGGGGTTTATATTACTGATGAAAAGGGTAATTATGATATAAATTCAAGCCAAAAAATTGCTGAAACACATCTACCAACTGAATTTATGCAGGCGAATAATATTACTGGTGGATTTGAAGGACATATAAATGCTACTTTTAGTCTAAATCCAGAATACAATATGAAGATTAATGGAAAAGCATATAAAAATTTAGATGGTAACGAGATTAAAAATATCTATGTCAATTTGTTTAAACAACAGACAAAAGGGATGGGTTGGTATGATACTCTTTCATATTTAAGAGATAATTCAGGAAATGGGAAAAAATTTGATATTAAAGCAAGTGTTGCAGGTTTTAGTCCAGAAAGTGTAGTAATGCTTGATGGAAAACTAACTACCATTAGAGGATTAGGCAATGAAATATTTGGGGCTAACATGAATGTAGCTGCAGATAAATCGCCTTTCCATCAAGACTTTTTTTATCATCAAGTAATGCCAAAAGTAGGAGCTTACAACCAATCCCAAAATAAAGGGGCTACAGGATATAATTCAGGCTGGCCATTCTATGGAGAACATACATTTTCAGGGTCATATATTTTTCATGGCTATTATGGAAGATTTCCTTACAGAACAGATATAAAATATTAA
- a CDS encoding IS3 family transposase (programmed frameshift), producing MKQGRKIYDPAFKKQAVQLSYERSNISELARELGIEVTMLYKWRKDYQEFGEKSFPGKGNLKQTPEQEKIHELEKRLRDAELERDILKKGNRHFFQERSMKYEFIKNHESLFPIEKMCSVLKVSYSSYYKWKARPLSNRERRKREIKKQITSIYFASKQRYGSPRITVELDSSGFKTSRITVAKYMKELGLRSKLSRKFRVTTDSKHNYLIAENILNRNFLVGSPSQAWVSDITYLQTKDGFLYLTAIIDLFDRKVIGWSLSTGMSTTETSLAAWKMAVKNRKADSKLIFHSDRGVQYASKKFTNTLAFYGVKRSMSRKGNCWDNAVAESFFKSLKTELIYGNKLITREQMELEIFEYIEIWYNKKRRHSTLNYQTIEEFNNQNKIYKNVA from the exons ATGAAACAAGGGCGAAAAATCTATGATCCGGCTTTTAAAAAACAAGCAGTTCAATTGAGCTATGAGCGATCTAATATTTCGGAACTGGCAAGAGAGCTGGGTATTGAAGTAACGATGCTTTACAAATGGAGAAAAGATTATCAGGAATTCGGAGAAAAGAGTTTTCCTGGGAAGGGTAATCTCAAACAAACTCCAGAGCAGGAAAAAATTCATGAATTAGAAAAAAGACTTAGAGATGCAGAGCTTGAGCGTGATATATTAAAAAAAG GCAATCGCCATTTTTTCCAAGAGCGGTCGATGAAATACGAGTTCATTAAGAATCATGAATCTTTATTTCCGATTGAAAAAATGTGCAGTGTTTTAAAAGTAAGCTACAGTAGTTATTATAAATGGAAAGCAAGACCTCTTTCTAATAGAGAGAGACGAAAAAGAGAGATAAAAAAACAAATAACATCTATTTATTTTGCATCAAAGCAACGCTATGGAAGTCCCAGAATTACTGTAGAATTAGACTCATCAGGTTTTAAGACCTCCAGAATAACGGTTGCAAAATATATGAAAGAGCTTGGTTTAAGAAGTAAATTAAGCAGAAAATTTAGAGTAACAACAGATTCAAAACACAATTATTTGATTGCAGAGAACATCCTGAATAGAAACTTTTTGGTTGGCAGTCCATCCCAAGCTTGGGTCTCTGACATCACTTATCTCCAAACCAAAGATGGATTTTTATACCTGACAGCAATTATAGATTTGTTTGATCGAAAAGTAATTGGTTGGAGCTTAAGTACTGGGATGAGTACCACGGAGACAAGTTTAGCTGCCTGGAAAATGGCTGTCAAAAATAGAAAAGCGGACAGTAAATTAATTTTTCACTCAGACAGAGGTGTTCAGTATGCAAGTAAAAAATTCACAAATACTCTTGCTTTTTATGGAGTAAAAAGGAGTATGAGCAGAAAAGGGAATTGTTGGGATAACGCAGTGGCTGAAAGCTTCTTCAAGTCATTGAAAACAGAACTAATTTACGGAAACAAGCTTATCACAAGAGAACAGATGGAACTTGAAATTTTTGAATATATTGAAATATGGTACAATAAAAAAAGAAGGCACAGTACCCTGAATTATCAAACAATAGAAGAATTTAACAATCAAAATAAAATTTACAAAAATGTAGCTTAA
- a CDS encoding ISAon1 family transposase N-terminal region protein, which yields MQNVTELLKFLLPESLIEYFHVVSFENIENTLHIHFEEKNSIPKELSSFSLQSKGFLPEITIDDFPLRGKSVKLHIKRRRWTDVKTGKILQRNWNLIADGTRMTLDFAEFLKKICRY from the coding sequence GTGCAAAATGTAACCGAACTTCTTAAATTCTTACTTCCAGAATCTTTAATTGAATATTTTCATGTAGTGAGCTTTGAAAATATAGAAAACACTCTTCATATCCATTTCGAAGAAAAAAATAGTATTCCAAAGGAACTATCATCTTTTAGCTTACAGTCCAAAGGATTTCTTCCTGAAATTACGATAGATGATTTTCCCTTGCGTGGAAAATCTGTGAAGCTGCATATCAAACGCAGGAGATGGACAGATGTAAAGACCGGAAAAATACTTCAAAGAAACTGGAATCTAATAGCTGATGGAACCCGGATGACTCTGGATTTTGCAGAGTTCTTAAAAAAAATCTGCCGATACTAA
- a CDS encoding DUF6443 domain-containing protein, whose amino-acid sequence MKKLIIPIGVLLLSNLTYAQLSTISNTENYIQTKVYLDYNGTSPTKSSEAVQYFDGLGRPKQIVNLQASPSGKDVVTHIEYDQFGRQVKNYLPVPQLSTSNGNYYSGPLGVYPTAYGNEKIYSEKVLENSPLDRVLEQKQVGNDWNGKSVKFGYEANSTEDKVRKWICK is encoded by the coding sequence ATGAAAAAATTGATAATACCGATAGGAGTATTACTCTTATCCAACTTAACATACGCCCAGCTTTCAACCATTTCTAATACAGAAAATTATATCCAGACAAAGGTATACCTGGATTATAATGGAACTTCACCTACAAAATCCTCAGAAGCGGTTCAGTATTTTGATGGATTAGGAAGACCCAAGCAGATAGTAAATTTACAAGCCTCACCTTCAGGAAAAGATGTTGTTACCCATATTGAATATGACCAATTTGGAAGACAAGTGAAAAACTATCTCCCTGTTCCACAGCTCTCAACAAGTAATGGAAACTATTATTCAGGACCTTTGGGTGTTTATCCTACAGCATATGGCAATGAAAAGATTTACTCTGAAAAGGTTTTGGAGAACTCTCCTTTAGACAGGGTTTTGGAACAAAAACAGGTAGGTAATGACTGGAATGGAAAATCTGTAAAATTTGGGTATGAAGCCAATTCTACAGAAGATAAGGTAAGAAAGTGGATATGCAAATAA
- a CDS encoding RHS repeat-associated core domain-containing protein, producing MGGYYDFENLRYIYQYKDHLGNVRVSYVKNNEGFAEKKDTNEYYPFGMNNFSYFGSAYDAKGTPFNYKYNGKELQETGMYDYGARLYMADIGRWAVIDPLSEKYRRHSSYNYAVNNPIRFIDPDGRSIMPPENSGGFQAGHIWTDSDGSWVRVNDGWESQTEGQPNVIDAIQLLGKADGGYANMNLTYNNENTTGYKFLSTGYNKVGEYAGIESNISLMNTTYTNNTGTGALPLAVDIGGESSILSSSISGIIGTKDYNFSGNANGSMWSVNGNLSGGAFTGEGNKYGVLFDGNVGAQVLKGEVSGTATIFGISFKGTLGGTAAAAHIGATAGAFFDNANGTFNIQVQENVGLGLGEKGAIEIKIPIPFKSK from the coding sequence ATGGGAGGTTATTATGATTTCGAGAATTTGCGTTATATTTACCAGTACAAAGACCACCTTGGTAATGTGAGAGTGAGCTACGTAAAAAACAACGAAGGATTTGCTGAAAAAAAAGACACCAACGAATATTATCCTTTTGGGATGAATAATTTCAGTTATTTTGGTTCTGCTTATGATGCGAAAGGGACACCGTTTAATTATAAGTACAATGGTAAAGAGCTTCAGGAGACAGGTATGTATGATTATGGGGCGAGGCTATATATGGCAGATATTGGTAGATGGGCAGTAATAGATCCGCTGTCCGAGAAATATCGTAGACATTCGTCATATAATTATGCTGTTAATAATCCTATAAGATTTATTGATCCTGATGGAAGAAGTATAATGCCTCCTGAAAATAGTGGAGGGTTTCAAGCTGGACATATTTGGACTGATAGTGATGGTAGCTGGGTAAGGGTTAATGATGGTTGGGAATCACAAACAGAAGGGCAACCAAATGTTATTGATGCTATTCAGCTTTTAGGAAAAGCAGACGGAGGTTATGCTAACATGAACTTAACATATAATAATGAAAATACTACTGGTTATAAATTTTTAAGTACGGGATATAATAAAGTTGGCGAATATGCTGGGATAGAAAGTAATATTTCCTTAATGAACACAACCTATACAAATAATACAGGAACAGGAGCTTTACCTTTAGCGGTTGATATTGGCGGAGAGTCTTCAATTTTATCATCTTCAATTTCTGGCATAATAGGTACTAAAGATTATAATTTTTCAGGAAATGCAAATGGGAGCATGTGGTCTGTAAATGGAAATTTATCTGGTGGAGCATTTACAGGAGAAGGGAATAAATACGGAGTTTTATTCGATGGAAATGTTGGTGCACAAGTATTAAAGGGAGAGGTTTCAGGAACGGCAACAATATTTGGAATAAGTTTTAAGGGGACACTTGGGGGTACTGCTGCTGCGGCACATATTGGAGCTACAGCTGGTGCTTTTTTTGATAATGCTAATGGTACATTTAATATTCAGGTTCAGGAAAATGTTGGATTAGGTTTAGGTGAAAAAGGGGCAATTGAAATTAAAATCCCTATTCCTTTTAAAAGTAAATAA